AAACTTTGAAGGATTAACAGAAATGAATATTAAAAGTCCAGTATTCTTCTTATTAAATACTAAATGTAATGTTATCTCTGATGAAATAGGAGTTCCTCTAGGTAGTAATATTTTAATGAAAAAAGAACTTAATTAATCAAATTCCTTCTTCCAATGTTTATTAAATGCTAATATAAAATTTGAAATAATTATAGGATTAGTATTTAATAAACCGACCATATTCTTATTTGATACTGATTTACCTGAATTTTCAGTGAAGACCATTAACATCTCTTTATAATCCCTAATAATTAATTGAATTGCAGGTAAATTCATATATTTAACATCTACAGGAAGATTATTTAATATACTTTTAACGTCTATTTCCTGATTATCAACTGTGCATTTTGGTACTGCTAATATTTTCACTGTGACATTCTTAGCTACTACTTTTTTTAAAAGTTTTTTAATATTTTCTACCTGTTCAGGTAATATAAATCCAATTCGAATATATAATGTATTTGTTGACTTATCTAACAGCATATCTTGTTTTTGAATGATTTTATTTTGATTATCCAATGTGGTTACTGGTGTATAATTACTAGGTATTTTACTATCATATAAACTGGTTATTCGTTCCTGTATTTCATCTAAATCCCTTAATAATTTTGTTTTATATTTTGTAAATGCATCTTCTGGTGGAATTATTCTGTAATGTAATGGTCTGCCACTTATTACTTCTATAAATCCTTTTTCACTTAAACTTTCCAGTACCATGTATATCTTTGAACGTGGAACCTCTGATTGTTTACTTATTTGGTCTGCCTTTGCATATATCAGTGATACCATTGCAAGATATGCCTTAGATTCATATTCTGTTAATCCCATCTGTTTTAATATACGTAACGTGTCATCCATTGTCCTCACTCATTAAATAATGCTTTACACTTAGTTCATAAAATAGTTTTCTATTCACTCACAAAGTTACAAAATATTATATAAAGTAGAATATATTAAATATTAACAATTAGGTGATTAATTATGAATGATAAAATGTTTTGTTATCAATGTTCCCAAACCGCAAAAGGTGAAGGATGTACAATAAGAGGAGTATGTGGAAAAACTGAAACACTAGCAAGATTACAAGATAATCTAATATTTATAATGAAAGGAATAGCTGCTTACGCATACCAAATGAGAGAATTTGGAGTTACAGATGATGAAATTGATGCTTTCCTAGAAAAAGGATTATACACCACTCTAACAAATGTAAACTTCGATATACAAAGTTGCATAGATTTAGCGATTGAGGGTGGACAAATTAACATTAAAGCAATGAGTGGACTAAAAAAAGCACATATCGACAACTATGGCGAACCAGAACCTGCAGTAGTTGAAAAAGGTGCAAGTAAAGGACATGGAATATTAGTTACAGGACATGACCTTAAAGTACTAGAAGAATTACTAAAACAAACTGAAGGTAAAGGAATAAACGTTTACACACACAGTGAAATGTTAATAGCACATGGTTACCCAGAACTAAGAAAATATGAACATCTTAAAGGACAATTAGGTGGACCATGGTTTGATCAAAAAGAAATATTCTCTAAATACAACATACCAGTAATTGTAACAACAAACTGTGGATTAGAACCTGAAGAAGCATATGCAGATAGAATTTACACAACAGGAATAGCACAATTACCAAATGCACCACACATCGATGATTATGATTTCTCAGATGTAATTAAACAAGCATTAGAATTACCAGAACTTGAAGAAGAAAAGAAAACAACTTACACCACCGGATTCGGTAAATCAACAGTTCTTTCCCTTGCAGATAAAATAAAAGAAAATGTATTAAATGGTAATATTAAACAATTCTTCGTAATGGGAGGTTGTGATGTACCATATAAACCAGAAATGGAATATTACAGAGAATTTGTACAAAAATTACCTAAAGAAACAATTATATTAGGTGTAGGATGCGGAAAATACAGATTTAATGATATTGATCTCGGTGATATTGATGGCATACCAAGATTCATTGACCTTGGACAATGTAATGATTCAATAGTTGGAGCTGAAATATTATTAGCATTAACTGAAGTATTTGATATGGAATTAAACGACTTACCAGTAACATTCGTATTAAGTTGGATGGAACAAAAAGCAGTTGCAATATTATGGAGTTTATTATCATTAGGATTAACAAACATACACATTGGTCCTATACTCCCTGCTTGGATAGACGAAACAATATTAAATGTATTAGTTGATAACTTCGACCTAAAATTAATTTCCACACCAGAAGAAGATATTAAAGAAATATTAGGATAAACGAATTATCCTAATCTACCCCCTTCACTTTTTTTAAAATAAAATAGCTCATATTCTTTTATTATTAGTTAATTGATTAAAAATATTATATAATAAATTAGAAAAAAACAGTTTAAAAAAAAAAGAATAAGTAATAATTACTTTTAAAGTAATTATTTAAATAATGTTAATTTTTGAGGTTGTACTTCTACAATCAGTATAAGCTTCACGGTCACCTGTTACTATTGTTATATTATTTATTTTACTTTTAGTAGTTATATTAATATTACTTAAATCAATACTACCATTGTTAATATAATAATATATAACATTACCCTCTGAATCTCTTACTGTGTTACCATTAATTTTTACACAAATCTTATTTGTTCCAACTACTAGGTTATTATTGTAATCAGTTATGTTTGCTTTAATAGACAGTGTTTTTGTTGAATTATTCATTGTAACATTTGCAAAATTTATATTGATTTTAGATTTAAGAACATTATATGTAGTATTAGCATTATTTGATGGATTAAATGCTTTGTTTATATATGTAGCTGTTACATTATATGTTCTAAGTGTTAAATTTCCATTACCTACAACAGCAGATGTACCTCTTGGTACGTGATATGTGTATGTGGCTGTACCATTATTAACTGGTACAAGTAATGTACTATTATCAGTATCATTAATTGTTATACCATTGAGTTTAAATATCACATATCCGTCATTTATTATTGTTGTATTTTTACAATCAGTACTTGTATCTGTTACTTTTACTGTATAATTAATATCAGTATCCTGATTAACTTGATTAGGATTAACAGTTACAGTTACTGTTGCATTTCGTAATGCTACACTTGCATTAGCTACATTAGATCTATTTTGAATATACCTATAAGTTCCACTGTATGATGCTGTAACATTAACAGCACCTCTTAAATATAACTCTGCAGGTATTGTATAAACTACACTACCATTAACAACTTTAAATTTAAGTGGGCTGGCCTCACTATTAAATTTTCCATCAGTTCTTAATGTTTTACCATTTATCTTAAATACAAGATTTCCACCAGTTATTGCTCTATTATTATTATCTGTAATATGTGCAATTAAAGTGATTTCTTCACCGACCACACTATTTATTGGTTCTACTGTAATAATAGTAC
This genomic interval from Candidatus Methanosphaera massiliense contains the following:
- a CDS encoding TrmB family transcriptional regulator — its product is MDDTLRILKQMGLTEYESKAYLAMVSLIYAKADQISKQSEVPRSKIYMVLESLSEKGFIEVISGRPLHYRIIPPEDAFTKYKTKLLRDLDEIQERITSLYDSKIPSNYTPVTTLDNQNKIIQKQDMLLDKSTNTLYIRIGFILPEQVENIKKLLKKVVAKNVTVKILAVPKCTVDNQEIDVKSILNNLPVDVKYMNLPAIQLIIRDYKEMLMVFTENSGKSVSNKNMVGLLNTNPIIISNFILAFNKHWKKEFD
- the hcp gene encoding hydroxylamine reductase — translated: MNDKMFCYQCSQTAKGEGCTIRGVCGKTETLARLQDNLIFIMKGIAAYAYQMREFGVTDDEIDAFLEKGLYTTLTNVNFDIQSCIDLAIEGGQINIKAMSGLKKAHIDNYGEPEPAVVEKGASKGHGILVTGHDLKVLEELLKQTEGKGINVYTHSEMLIAHGYPELRKYEHLKGQLGGPWFDQKEIFSKYNIPVIVTTNCGLEPEEAYADRIYTTGIAQLPNAPHIDDYDFSDVIKQALELPELEEEKKTTYTTGFGKSTVLSLADKIKENVLNGNIKQFFVMGGCDVPYKPEMEYYREFVQKLPKETIILGVGCGKYRFNDIDLGDIDGIPRFIDLGQCNDSIVGAEILLALTEVFDMELNDLPVTFVLSWMEQKAVAILWSLLSLGLTNIHIGPILPAWIDETILNVLVDNFDLKLISTPEEDIKEILG